The following proteins come from a genomic window of Trinickia caryophylli:
- the egtB gene encoding ergothioneine biosynthesis protein EgtB yields the protein MVRDVSRLQQAFSDIRQYSVELAAPLSAEDQQVQSMTDASPTKWHLAHTTWFFETVLLVPHAEGYALFHERYPYLFNSYYEALGPRHERAQRGLLTRPSLEEVHAYRRHVDEAVRALFETADEAQLAAIEPIVTLGLHHEQQHQELILTDILHAFSCNSLMPAYRPCTDARGAAGASRPMPGAGELEWLRQPGGIVGIGHGGVGFCFDNEEPRHEVLLRPYEIAHRLVTCAEYAAFIADGGYTRAELWLSDGWAMVQRECLRAPLYWRNAAGRSEQEAQPGDWLVFGLDGLRPMNPDAPVSQLSFYEAAAYAEWAGARLPTEFEWEAAFDAPGIEQMADHVWQWTRSAYDPYPGFRPRAGVAAEYNGKFMVGQLVLRGGSVATPPGHTRRSYRNFFPPAARWQFSGVRLVRDL from the coding sequence ATGGTCCGCGACGTATCGCGCCTGCAGCAAGCTTTCAGCGACATTCGCCAATACAGCGTCGAATTGGCGGCCCCGCTCTCGGCCGAAGACCAGCAGGTGCAGTCGATGACGGATGCGAGTCCGACGAAGTGGCATCTCGCGCATACCACCTGGTTCTTCGAAACGGTTCTGCTCGTGCCGCACGCTGAAGGCTATGCGCTTTTTCACGAACGTTACCCCTATCTCTTCAATTCGTACTACGAAGCGCTGGGGCCCCGGCACGAGCGCGCCCAGCGCGGATTGCTCACGCGTCCTTCGCTCGAGGAGGTGCACGCCTATCGGCGCCATGTCGACGAAGCGGTGCGGGCATTGTTCGAGACGGCCGACGAGGCGCAATTGGCCGCCATCGAGCCGATCGTCACGCTGGGCCTGCATCACGAACAGCAGCATCAGGAACTGATCCTCACGGACATCCTGCATGCGTTCTCGTGTAATTCGCTGATGCCCGCGTATCGCCCCTGCACGGACGCACGGGGCGCGGCCGGTGCAAGCCGGCCGATGCCGGGGGCGGGCGAGCTCGAGTGGCTGCGCCAGCCTGGTGGAATAGTCGGCATCGGGCACGGCGGTGTGGGCTTTTGCTTCGATAACGAAGAGCCGCGCCACGAAGTGCTGCTCAGGCCATATGAAATCGCACATCGTCTCGTCACGTGCGCGGAGTACGCTGCCTTCATCGCCGACGGCGGCTATACCCGTGCCGAATTATGGCTCTCGGATGGCTGGGCGATGGTGCAGCGCGAGTGCTTGCGCGCCCCGCTTTATTGGCGCAACGCGGCAGGGCGGAGCGAGCAGGAAGCGCAGCCGGGAGACTGGCTCGTATTCGGCCTCGACGGATTGCGGCCGATGAATCCCGACGCCCCGGTGTCGCAACTGAGCTTTTACGAGGCAGCCGCGTACGCCGAATGGGCGGGGGCGCGGTTGCCGACCGAGTTCGAATGGGAGGCCGCCTTCGACGCGCCCGGTATCGAGCAGATGGCGGATCACGTCTGGCAGTGGACGCGTTCCGCCTATGACCCGTACCCGGGCTTTCGCCCGCGGGCCGGCGTCGCGGCCGAATATAACGGCAAGTTCATGGTGGGGCAGCTCGTACTGCGCGGTGGCAGCGTGGCCACGCCGCCCGGGCATACGCGTCGCAGCTACCGCAATTTCTTCCCGCCGGCGGCACGCTGGCAATTTTCGGGAGTACGCCTTGTTCGAGACCTCTGA
- a CDS encoding MgtC/SapB family protein, translating into MDTMPLTLDWPAVVTRLALAVVAGAAFGFNRSDSGKPAGLRTTLLVCLAACLSMLQANALVTLSGKHPDSFAQLDLMRLPLGVLTGMGFIGAGAVLRKDGLVTGVTTAATLWFVTMIGLTIGGGQYRLAILGTVLGLGVLWGLRYVEERLERRKSAWLVFEYEAGSDCAHRIATDLRAAGCSLSRRSACWRRGEDVFEERLLVRWREQFDLESTSPRFVELARRAGAQSVQWAMIE; encoded by the coding sequence ATGGATACGATGCCGCTTACGCTCGATTGGCCCGCGGTCGTGACGCGTCTTGCCTTAGCGGTCGTGGCTGGCGCGGCCTTCGGCTTCAATCGCAGCGATTCGGGCAAGCCCGCTGGTTTGCGCACGACCTTGCTCGTTTGCCTCGCCGCCTGCCTGTCGATGCTGCAGGCCAATGCGCTCGTCACGCTCTCTGGCAAACACCCGGATTCGTTCGCGCAGCTCGACCTCATGCGCCTGCCGCTCGGCGTGCTGACCGGCATGGGATTCATCGGCGCGGGCGCCGTGCTGCGCAAGGACGGGCTCGTGACGGGTGTCACGACGGCCGCGACGCTCTGGTTCGTGACGATGATCGGCCTGACGATCGGCGGCGGACAGTATCGTCTCGCGATCCTGGGGACAGTGCTCGGGCTCGGCGTGCTCTGGGGCTTGCGCTATGTCGAGGAAAGGCTCGAACGCCGAAAAAGTGCGTGGCTCGTGTTCGAGTACGAGGCGGGCAGCGATTGCGCGCACCGGATCGCCACCGACCTGCGTGCCGCGGGGTGCTCGCTGAGCCGGCGCAGCGCCTGCTGGCGGCGCGGCGAGGACGTGTTCGAAGAGCGCCTTCTCGTGCGCTGGCGCGAGCAGTTCGACCTCGAATCCACTTCGCCGCGCTTCGTGGAACTGGCCAGACGAGCGGGCGCTCAGTCGGTGCAGTGGGCGATGATCGAATGA
- a CDS encoding HAD family hydrolase translates to MRFVALATDYDNTLATDGRVAERTWTVLERLRQSGRQLLLVSGRELEDLRTICPRLDLFSRVVAENGGVLYRPDCGEKRLLAPPPPDAFVAALRERGLADFSVSETLVAMMKPNERIAFEAIRDLGLDLHVVFNGDAVMILAPGVTKASGLLAALDELGISPLNVVAVGDAENDHPLLSACGFSTAVANALPALKAHADMITDAPAGQGVAELAHALMNDDLAARAAGIERCRVLLGHRMGRDEALTLNAHGTIALLAGPSGGGKSTVTAALLERLGEAGYQACIFDPEGDYDSEGNLVTLGDARTPPSIDNALQLLSHPAESVAVNMLRIPLLERPRFCASLLARLQELRARTGRPHWLVFEEAHQLFPADWAPAEQLLPLALETALAVTVHPDQVAEPFLRQMNTALVTGATPRATLEAFASALGVTAPRVSLGADALERGQVLVWHPPQGEVAPALVSVEPGSTQRRRHHRKYAEGLLIPERSFYFRGPDGKLNLRAHNLVLFLEMADGVDADTWQFHLRRGDYSRWFGEVIGDDDLASEAKAVEAAFALPADESRARIRAAVERRYTQPENPSLPPLRGG, encoded by the coding sequence ATGCGCTTCGTTGCACTCGCAACCGACTACGACAACACGCTCGCAACCGACGGCCGCGTGGCCGAGCGAACCTGGACTGTGCTCGAACGCCTGCGTCAGTCCGGGCGGCAATTGCTGCTCGTGAGCGGGCGCGAACTCGAGGACCTGCGCACGATCTGCCCGCGGCTCGATTTGTTCTCGCGCGTGGTGGCGGAAAACGGCGGCGTACTGTATCGCCCCGATTGCGGCGAGAAGCGGCTGCTCGCGCCGCCGCCCCCCGATGCCTTCGTTGCCGCGCTGCGCGAACGAGGGCTTGCCGATTTCAGCGTGAGCGAAACGCTCGTGGCCATGATGAAGCCGAACGAGCGAATTGCCTTCGAGGCGATCCGCGACCTCGGGCTCGACTTGCATGTGGTTTTCAACGGCGATGCCGTGATGATTCTTGCGCCCGGCGTGACGAAAGCGAGCGGACTCCTCGCGGCGCTCGACGAACTCGGGATTTCTCCGCTGAACGTCGTGGCGGTCGGCGATGCCGAAAACGACCATCCGTTACTTTCCGCCTGCGGTTTCTCCACGGCCGTTGCCAACGCGTTGCCGGCGTTGAAGGCCCATGCCGACATGATTACCGATGCACCGGCCGGACAAGGCGTGGCGGAACTCGCGCACGCGCTGATGAACGACGATCTGGCGGCGCGGGCCGCGGGCATCGAGCGCTGCCGTGTACTGCTCGGCCACCGCATGGGCCGCGACGAAGCGCTCACCCTCAATGCGCACGGCACCATCGCCCTGCTGGCGGGCCCATCGGGCGGCGGCAAATCGACGGTCACCGCCGCCCTGCTCGAGCGGCTCGGCGAAGCCGGCTATCAGGCCTGCATCTTCGATCCCGAAGGAGACTACGACAGCGAGGGCAATCTCGTCACGCTCGGCGACGCGCGCACGCCGCCGTCGATCGACAACGCGCTGCAGTTGCTGTCGCATCCGGCCGAGAGCGTTGCCGTCAATATGCTGCGCATTCCGCTGCTCGAGCGGCCTCGGTTCTGTGCGAGCCTGCTCGCGCGCCTGCAGGAACTGCGCGCACGCACGGGCCGGCCGCATTGGCTCGTCTTCGAAGAGGCCCATCAGCTCTTCCCAGCCGATTGGGCGCCTGCGGAACAACTGCTGCCGCTCGCGCTCGAAACGGCACTGGCCGTGACCGTGCATCCCGATCAGGTGGCCGAGCCGTTCCTGCGGCAGATGAATACAGCCCTCGTCACGGGCGCGACACCGCGCGCCACGCTCGAAGCGTTCGCGTCCGCGCTCGGCGTGACGGCCCCGCGCGTTTCGCTGGGTGCCGATGCGCTCGAGCGCGGGCAGGTGCTCGTCTGGCATCCGCCGCAAGGCGAGGTGGCGCCCGCGCTCGTGTCGGTCGAGCCGGGTTCGACGCAACGGCGCCGGCACCACCGCAAGTACGCCGAAGGACTGCTGATACCGGAGCGCAGCTTCTATTTTCGCGGCCCCGACGGCAAGCTGAACCTGCGTGCGCACAACCTCGTGCTGTTCCTGGAAATGGCCGATGGCGTAGATGCCGACACTTGGCAGTTCCACCTGCGAAGGGGCGATTACTCGCGCTGGTTCGGCGAAGTGATCGGCGACGACGATCTCGCGAGCGAGGCAAAAGCGGTCGAGGCAGCGTTCGCGTTGCCAGCCGACGAGAGCCGCGCACGCATCAGGGCGGCAGTCGAACGGCGCTATACCCAGCCGGAAAACCCATCGTTGCCGCCGCTGCGCGGCGGTTGA
- a CDS encoding DUF4142 domain-containing protein yields MKRTFIALTCCVLLMPAAEVLAQTEAASTTAANPLPDADRAFVQAASMSSSTEIDAGKLAQKNSNDKDVKSFARHMMYDHTKMTVQLKAAVPHDVEAPKDNSDTSLLDSLRPLKGKEFDNAYIAKVGVKGHQEAIEAFKKEISDGQNADLKKLAQKGLPVIEKHYRMAQDLAKKKGVSE; encoded by the coding sequence ATGAAGCGAACTTTCATCGCCTTGACCTGTTGCGTACTGCTGATGCCTGCCGCCGAAGTGCTGGCCCAAACCGAGGCGGCCTCCACGACGGCGGCCAATCCGCTGCCGGATGCCGATCGCGCCTTCGTACAGGCCGCTTCGATGTCTTCCTCGACCGAGATCGACGCCGGCAAGCTCGCGCAGAAGAACTCGAACGACAAGGACGTCAAATCGTTCGCCCGGCACATGATGTACGACCACACGAAGATGACGGTGCAACTGAAGGCGGCTGTGCCGCATGACGTCGAGGCGCCCAAGGACAACAGCGATACGAGCTTGCTCGACTCGCTGCGTCCGCTCAAGGGCAAGGAGTTCGACAACGCCTATATCGCGAAGGTCGGGGTAAAGGGCCACCAGGAAGCCATCGAGGCCTTCAAGAAGGAGATCTCCGACGGGCAGAACGCGGACCTCAAAAAGCTCGCGCAAAAAGGCCTGCCCGTCATCGAGAAGCACTACCGGATGGCGCAGGACCTCGCCAAGAAGAAAGGCGTGAGCGAGTAA
- a CDS encoding IMPACT family protein, with product MSYSLAAACTRELEIRKSRFIAHVMPVADRDAAMNEIRRLREAHPTATHVCWALLAGGQSGMSDDGEPSGTAGRPMLEVLRHQDLEGVLAAVVRYYGGIKLGAGGLVRAYTDAVASALQDAERIERIAQARLVVAIGYPDEARVRRWIDQNGVALVASEHDADVRLVVQLPATGLEGARAALRDLTQGRAAFPEVRD from the coding sequence ATGTCCTACTCGCTCGCCGCCGCCTGCACCCGCGAACTCGAAATCCGCAAGAGCCGCTTCATCGCGCACGTGATGCCGGTTGCCGACCGCGATGCCGCGATGAACGAAATACGCCGGCTACGCGAGGCTCATCCCACCGCCACGCATGTTTGCTGGGCGCTGCTGGCGGGCGGGCAATCAGGCATGTCCGACGACGGCGAGCCGTCGGGCACTGCCGGGCGGCCGATGCTCGAGGTACTGCGGCACCAGGATCTCGAAGGCGTGCTGGCCGCCGTCGTGCGCTATTACGGCGGCATCAAGCTCGGCGCGGGCGGACTCGTGCGCGCCTACACAGACGCCGTAGCATCGGCGCTGCAGGACGCCGAGCGCATCGAGCGGATCGCGCAGGCGCGGCTCGTCGTGGCGATCGGCTACCCCGACGAAGCACGCGTGCGACGCTGGATCGATCAAAACGGCGTCGCGCTCGTCGCCAGCGAGCACGACGCCGACGTGCGCCTCGTGGTGCAGCTTCCCGCCACCGGGCTCGAGGGCGCGCGCGCCGCGCTGCGTGATCTGACGCAAGGCCGAGCCGCTTTTCCCGAGGTGCGGGACTGA
- a CDS encoding UDP-N-acetylglucosamine 1-carboxyvinyltransferase, whose protein sequence is MSDLIVHGGLPLRGEIVPSANKNAVLPILCATLLTDAPLRLIGVPDITDVRKILDIFRTLGSDVSMDFSTGVLELHHRATRFDPAVHHLPEEMRSSIMLVPPLLARFGVARLENDVKGCTLGVREIDPHVEVFERFGARIERTSDSLIVHSDAALRANDHWLDYASVTTTENFVLCATASAGTSTLVNAASEPHVQEFCRFIAMLGVPIDGIGTSRLSIEGGHALGGGEFRFSEDFHEIATFLALGAITGGDIVVKNSAPEQFPLIDRTFAKFGVDIVHRDGWSRALREGPLRVRRPFTPNILTKVEAAPWPYLPVDLLPIFIALGVRAEGSAMFWNKVYDGAMGWSVELSKFGAHVFLADPHRLVTFGGIGLTPAKVESPYIIRVAIALFMVAASIEGRSVIKNAVPIRRAHPHFVENLRSVGANVEWTETE, encoded by the coding sequence ATGTCTGACCTGATCGTTCACGGCGGTCTGCCGCTTCGCGGCGAGATCGTGCCGTCCGCCAACAAGAACGCCGTTCTCCCGATCCTCTGCGCCACGCTGCTGACCGATGCGCCCTTGCGGCTCATCGGTGTGCCCGATATCACCGATGTCAGGAAGATCCTCGATATTTTCCGTACGCTCGGCAGCGACGTATCGATGGACTTTTCCACCGGCGTGCTCGAGCTCCACCACCGTGCCACGCGCTTCGATCCTGCCGTGCATCATCTGCCAGAGGAAATGCGCTCGTCGATCATGCTCGTGCCGCCGTTGCTCGCGCGCTTCGGCGTGGCGCGGCTCGAGAACGACGTCAAGGGCTGCACGCTCGGCGTGCGCGAGATCGATCCGCATGTCGAGGTGTTCGAGCGCTTCGGCGCGCGCATCGAGCGCACGAGCGATTCGCTGATCGTGCACAGCGATGCCGCGCTGCGCGCGAACGACCACTGGCTCGATTACGCGTCGGTCACCACGACCGAGAACTTCGTGCTGTGCGCGACGGCTTCGGCGGGCACGTCGACGCTCGTCAATGCCGCGTCCGAGCCGCATGTGCAGGAGTTCTGCCGGTTCATCGCGATGCTCGGGGTGCCGATCGACGGCATCGGCACTTCGCGCCTCAGCATCGAAGGCGGGCATGCGCTCGGCGGCGGCGAGTTCCGCTTCAGCGAGGATTTCCACGAGATTGCCACGTTCCTCGCGCTCGGTGCCATCACGGGCGGCGACATCGTGGTGAAGAACAGCGCGCCCGAGCAGTTTCCGCTGATCGACCGCACCTTCGCGAAGTTCGGCGTGGACATCGTTCACCGCGACGGCTGGTCGCGCGCGCTGCGCGAGGGCCCGCTGCGCGTGCGGCGGCCGTTTACGCCGAATATTCTGACGAAGGTCGAGGCGGCACCGTGGCCCTATCTGCCCGTGGATCTGCTGCCGATCTTCATCGCGCTCGGCGTGCGGGCCGAAGGCAGCGCGATGTTCTGGAACAAGGTGTACGACGGCGCGATGGGCTGGTCGGTGGAGCTGTCGAAGTTCGGTGCCCACGTCTTCCTGGCCGATCCGCATCGTCTCGTCACGTTCGGCGGTATCGGGCTGACACCTGCGAAAGTCGAAAGCCCCTACATCATTCGCGTTGCAATCGCGCTTTTCATGGTCGCGGCGAGCATCGAAGGGCGTTCCGTCATCAAGAATGCGGTGCCGATTCGTCGTGCGCATCCGCACTTCGTCGAGAACCTGCGCTCCGTCGGCGCCAACGTCGAATGGACTGAAACCGAGTAA
- the egtD gene encoding L-histidine N(alpha)-methyltransferase: protein MIQGLSTKPRSVSPKYFYDAAGSALFDRICELPEYYPTRTELGILDRHAGAIAECVGPRVDIVEFGAGSLAKIRLLLDAFDTEDAPRRFYPIDISAEHLENAASRLRADYPWLHVHPVAADYLKDGVLAALEESSARRVGFFPGSTIGNFSTNEALDFLHLAARLLEGGGLLVGVDLVKAPDVLHRAYNDRQGVTAAFNLNLLKRANEELGADFDLRQFAHYAFYEPIKQRIEMHLISRRAQVVRVGGEAFRFDEGESIHTESSHKFTIDGFRALAASAGFEPGPVWTDEARLFSVHWLESPMRGARANRY from the coding sequence CTGATCCAGGGGTTGTCCACCAAACCGCGCAGTGTGTCGCCGAAATACTTCTACGATGCCGCGGGCTCGGCGCTCTTCGATCGCATTTGCGAGCTGCCCGAGTACTATCCGACGCGCACGGAACTCGGGATTCTCGACCGCCATGCGGGTGCCATCGCCGAATGTGTCGGCCCGCGTGTGGATATCGTCGAGTTCGGCGCGGGCTCCCTGGCAAAGATCCGACTTTTGCTCGATGCCTTCGACACCGAAGATGCGCCACGCCGCTTCTATCCGATCGACATCTCGGCCGAGCATCTCGAGAATGCCGCGAGCCGGCTGCGAGCGGACTACCCGTGGTTGCACGTGCATCCGGTCGCGGCCGACTATCTGAAGGACGGCGTACTCGCGGCGCTCGAAGAGTCTTCCGCGCGACGGGTGGGATTTTTCCCGGGATCGACCATCGGCAATTTCAGCACGAACGAGGCGCTCGATTTTCTGCATCTGGCGGCCCGATTGCTCGAGGGCGGCGGGCTGCTCGTGGGCGTCGACCTCGTCAAGGCTCCCGACGTCTTGCACCGCGCCTATAACGACCGGCAAGGTGTGACCGCCGCATTCAACCTGAACCTGCTCAAGCGGGCCAACGAGGAACTCGGCGCCGATTTCGACCTACGGCAATTCGCGCACTACGCGTTCTACGAGCCCATCAAACAGCGCATCGAAATGCATTTGATCAGCCGCCGTGCTCAGGTCGTGCGGGTGGGCGGCGAGGCGTTCCGCTTCGATGAAGGCGAAAGCATCCATACCGAAAGTTCGCACAAGTTCACGATCGACGGATTTCGCGCGCTTGCGGCTTCGGCCGGTTTCGAGCCGGGGCCTGTGTGGACCGACGAGGCGCGATTGTTCAGTGTGCATTGGCTCGAGAGTCCAATGCGCGGCGCGCGCGCGAACCGGTACTGA